One Osmerus eperlanus chromosome 23, fOsmEpe2.1, whole genome shotgun sequence DNA segment encodes these proteins:
- the LOC134010131 gene encoding uncharacterized protein LOC134010131, with protein MTLASIIHSDTLKTFTSGQTVDLECLITEELNYYHWFKLTPGQAPVCMVSFYVNSEEPTLMGEFKNNSRYTFRKIGSRLTMAISKAGMLDAGTYYCAVRNYDEITFGSGVYLMHEVSNSRSVVQEPMSESVQPGDSVTLNCTIHTETCAGEHSVYWFRQGSGESHPGILYTHGGRSDQCEKSPEAGSPTQSCVYNLPKRNLSLSDAGTYYCAVASCGEILFGEGTKLNVKLVDEDQMRFLVLLSIMRTGVLLCCLIIFVTLYFKKK; from the exons ATGACACTTGCTAGTATTATTCACTCTGATACTCTGAAGACCTTTACTTCTggacaaacagttgatttggagTGCCTCATCACCGAGGAACTGAACTACTACCACTGGTTCAAGTTGACCCCTGGACAAGCTCCTGTGTGCATGGTGTCTTTCTACGTCAACTCTGAAGAGCCTACACTCATGGGGGAGTTCAAAAACAACTCCAGGTACACGTTCAGGAAGATAGGAAGCAGGTTGACTATGGCCATCTCTAAAGCTGGGATGTTGGATGCAGGAACGTATTACTGTGCTGTTCGAAATTATGATGAAATCACCTTCGGCAGTGGAGTATATCTGATGCATGAGG TGTCCAACAGCAGGTCCGTTGTCCAGGAGCCAATGTCTGAATCAGTCCAACCAGGAGATTCTGTAACTCTGAACTGCACAATACACACTGAGACCTGTGCAGGAGAACACAGTGTCTATTGGTTCAGACAGGGCTCAGGAGAATCCCATCCAGGAATCCTTTAcacccatggaggcaggagtgaTCAGTGTGAGAAGagccctgaggctgggtctccTACACAGAGCTGTGTCTACAACCTCCCCAAGAGGAACCTCAGCCTCTCTGATGCTGGGACTTACTACTGTGCTGTGGCCTCATGTGGGGAGATACTGTTTGGAGAGGGAACCAAGCTGAATGTTAAATTAGTTGATGAAGACCAGATGAGATTCCTGGTCCTTCTCTCCATCATGAGAACCGGAGTTCTACTGTGCTGCCTGATCATCTTTGTCACTCTCTATTTCAAGAAGAAATAG
- the LOC134009679 gene encoding uncharacterized protein LOC134009679 yields the protein MKCRRDLSLLMTLLLVDMIFMQEVTQSILQDNGVKSVNVGDTVTLHCFYQGVMAMHFSWYRQTLGDKPQLVSTMYKYEPKARLHNEFEYNPRFSVQCGEGTNHLTISDVQPSDTAMYFCGSAHSNVVVFVDDVFLNVKGSDSITIVQQPVSESVQPGDSVTLNCRIPTETCAGEHSVYWFRHGSGESRPGILYTHGGRSDQCEKSPEAGSPTQSCVYNLPKRNLSLSDAGTYYCALASCGEILFGNGTMLDVIPLSRDQITILVFLSIMRTAVVLCTLIIFFVIYVARK from the exons ATGAAGTGTCGGAGAGACCTTTCACTGTTGATGACATTACTTCTAGTAGACATGA tTTTTATGCAAGAAGTGACACAGTCTATACTGCAGGACAATGGTGTCAAGTCTGTCAATGTTGGAGACACGGTAACTCTGCATTGCTTCTACCAAGGTGTTATGGCAATGCACTTTTCTTGGTACCGGCAAACCCTAGGAGATAAACCCCAGCTGGTATCTACAATGTATAAGTATGAACCAAAAGCCAGACTGCACAATGAGTTTGAGTACAATCCTCGCTTCTCTGTGCAATGTGGTGAAGGAACAAATCACCTGACAATCTCAGATGTTCAACCTTCAGATACAGCTATGTATTTCTGTGGAAGCGCACACTCCAACGTTGTAGTATTTGTTGACGACGTCTTTCTCAATGTAAAAG GGTCCGACAGTATAACTATTGTCCAGCAGCCAGTGTCTGAGTCAGTGCAGCCAGGAGACTCTGTAACTCTGAACTGCAGAATACCCACTGAGACCTGTGCAGGAGAACACAGTGTCTATTGGTTCAGACATGGCTCAGGAGAATCCCGTCCAGGAATCCTTTAcacccatggaggcaggagtgaTCAGTGTGAGAAGagccctgaggctgggtctccTACACAGAGCTGTGTCTACAACCTCCCCAAGAGGAACCTCAGCCTCTCTGATGCTGGGACTTACTACTGTGCTTTGGCCTCATGTGGGGAGATACTGTTTGGAAATGGGACCATGCTGGATGTTATACCACTTAGTAGAGACCAGATAACAatccttgtctttctctccatcatGAGAACTGCAGTTGTCCTCTGCACTTTGATCATCTTTTTTGTCATCTATGTTGCAAGAAAATAA
- the LOC134009676 gene encoding uncharacterized protein LOC134009676 isoform X2, with amino-acid sequence MVPLYSILLFSNLCAAELVKILQPDPFQTADLGDIITIECLITTKIHFFVWYKLTTGKKLKLVAKVNRYSNRVKFADEFDSGQFTILLDQTKCHLRIQSTKPEDHGIYYCGVMVLDTIEFGSGTFLTLKGAKLDSSVFQQPIFESVQPGDSVTLNCAIQSETCPGEHSVYWFRHGSGESHPGILYTHGGRSDQCEKSPEAGSPTQSCVYNLPKRNLSLSDAGTYYCAVASCGEILFGNGTMLDIEAANINTQTHRNQASCPYLFILGFTRSCGLRNKHFLFERLYCG; translated from the exons ATGGTTCCACTATACAGCATACTTCTCTTCTCTAACTTAT GTGCGGCTGAATTGGTTAAAATTTTGCAGCCTGATCCATTCCAAACTGCAGACCTAGGGGACATCATTACAATTGAATGCCTAATAACCACTAAAATACACTTTTTTGTGTGGTACAAGTTGACCACTGGTAAGAAACTGAAGCTTGTAGCCAAGGTAAACCGCTATTCGAACCGTGTTAAATTTGCTGATGAATTTGACAGTGGCCAATTTACTATACTTTTGGACCAAACAAAATGTCACCTAAGAATACAGTCAACAAAGCCAGAAGACCACGGGATATATTACTGTGGAGTCATGGTTTTGGATACCATAGAGTTTGGATCAGGGACATTTTTAACGCTTAAAG GTGCCAAGTTGGACAGTTCTGTTTTCCAGCAACCTATCTTTGAGTCAGTCCAGCCAGGAGACTCTGTAACTCTGAACTGTGCAATACAATCTGAGACCTGTCCTGGAGAACACAGTGTCTATTGGTTCAGACATGGCTCAGGAGAATCCCATCCAGGAATCCTTTAcacccatggaggcaggagtgaTCAGTGTGAGAAGagccctgaggctgggtctccTACACAGAGCTGTGTCTACAACCTCCCCAAGAGGAACCTCAGCCTCTCTGATGCTGGGACTTACTACTGTGCTGTGGCCTCATGTGGGGAGATACTGTTTGGCAATGGAACCATGCTGGATATTGAAG CAGCCAATATCAACACTCAGACTCATAGAAATCAGGCAAGTTGTCCTTATTTATTCATCCTTGGTTTTACAAGAAGTTGTGGATTACGTaataaacattttctttttgagAGACTTTATTGTGGTTGA
- the LOC134009676 gene encoding uncharacterized protein LOC134009676 isoform X1 encodes MVPLYSILLFSNLCAAELVKILQPDPFQTADLGDIITIECLITTKIHFFVWYKLTTGKKLKLVAKVNRYSNRVKFADEFDSGQFTILLDQTKCHLRIQSTKPEDHGIYYCGVMVLDTIEFGSGTFLTLKGAKLDSSVFQQPIFESVQPGDSVTLNCAIQSETCPGEHSVYWFRHGSGESHPGILYTHGGRSDQCEKSPEAGSPTQSCVYNLPKRNLSLSDAGTYYCAVASCGEILFGNGTMLDIEDNESPFDLNLTVISLVVSNILLGTVAFLLARFICKSQRSINRAANINTQTHRNQASCPYLFILGFTRSCGLRNKHFLFERLYCG; translated from the exons ATGGTTCCACTATACAGCATACTTCTCTTCTCTAACTTAT GTGCGGCTGAATTGGTTAAAATTTTGCAGCCTGATCCATTCCAAACTGCAGACCTAGGGGACATCATTACAATTGAATGCCTAATAACCACTAAAATACACTTTTTTGTGTGGTACAAGTTGACCACTGGTAAGAAACTGAAGCTTGTAGCCAAGGTAAACCGCTATTCGAACCGTGTTAAATTTGCTGATGAATTTGACAGTGGCCAATTTACTATACTTTTGGACCAAACAAAATGTCACCTAAGAATACAGTCAACAAAGCCAGAAGACCACGGGATATATTACTGTGGAGTCATGGTTTTGGATACCATAGAGTTTGGATCAGGGACATTTTTAACGCTTAAAG GTGCCAAGTTGGACAGTTCTGTTTTCCAGCAACCTATCTTTGAGTCAGTCCAGCCAGGAGACTCTGTAACTCTGAACTGTGCAATACAATCTGAGACCTGTCCTGGAGAACACAGTGTCTATTGGTTCAGACATGGCTCAGGAGAATCCCATCCAGGAATCCTTTAcacccatggaggcaggagtgaTCAGTGTGAGAAGagccctgaggctgggtctccTACACAGAGCTGTGTCTACAACCTCCCCAAGAGGAACCTCAGCCTCTCTGATGCTGGGACTTACTACTGTGCTGTGGCCTCATGTGGGGAGATACTGTTTGGCAATGGAACCATGCTGGATATTGAAG ATAATGAATCTCCCTTTGATCTGAATCTTACTGTTATCTCATTGGTGGTGTCCAACATTCTTCTTGGGACAGTGGCTTTTCTACTTGCACGGTTTATTTGCAAAAGTCAGCGCAGCATTAACAGAG CAGCCAATATCAACACTCAGACTCATAGAAATCAGGCAAGTTGTCCTTATTTATTCATCCTTGGTTTTACAAGAAGTTGTGGATTACGTaataaacattttctttttgagAGACTTTATTGTGGTTGA
- the LOC134009678 gene encoding uncharacterized protein LOC134009678, with protein MVWFKLNSSMMIQNIVKTAKYMESEIHLNEDFNDGRFSLSFNNRETFHLSIAQIKQEDVGTYYCGKIYMNQLIFADGTFLILTDLTSGIKAIEQKPVSESVQPGDSMTLSCTIHTETCAGEHSVYWFRHGSGESHPGILYTHGGRSDQCEKSPEAGSPTQSCVYNLPKRNLSLSDAGTYYCAVASCGDVLFGNGTKLNVCEPNFTLTPTFLALVTSNVFFIILSIVLIIGMSKKKSNELEGTVLCF; from the exons ATGGTTTGGTTCAAACTTAATTCCAGTATGATGATCCAGAACATTGTTAAAACAGCAAAGTATATGGAAAGTGAGATTCATCTGAACGAAGACTTCAATGATGGGAGATTCAGTCTATCTTTCAACAATCGGGAAACATTTCATCTCTCCATTGCACAAATAAAGCAAGAGGACGTTGGGACTTACTACTGTGGAAAGATTTACATGAATCAGTTGATATTTGCTGATGGAACCTTTTTGATCTTGACAG ATTTAACATCTGGCATTAAAGCTATTGAACAGAAGCCAGTATCTGAGTCAGTGCAGCCAGGAGACTCTATGACTCTGAGCTGTACAATACACACTGAGACCTGTGCAGGAGAACACAGTGTCTATTGGTTCAGACATGGCTCAGGAGAATCCCATCCAGGAATCCTTTAcacccatggaggcaggagtgaTCAGTGTGAGAAGagccctgaggctgggtctccTACACAGAGCTGTGTCTACAACCTCCCCAAGAGGAACCTCAGCCTCTCTGATGCTGGGACTTACTACTGTGCTGTTGCCTCATGTGGGGATGTATTGTTTGGGAATGGGACCAAACTCAATGTTTGCG AACCTAATTTCACTCTGACTCCCACTTTCTTAGCATTGGTCACATCAAATGTCTTCTTTATAATTCTCAGTATTGTACTGATAATTGGAATGAGCAAAAAGAAATCCAATGAGCTTGAAGGTACAGTTTTGTGCTTTTGA
- the LOC134009677 gene encoding uncharacterized protein LOC134009677: MTPLKITTIGLIVGLLGELAYALDVRQDPMFISVGDSVTLTCSHNLSGLTVVLSWYKQTLGHKPQLISSSFKYINLNGTFYNEFKDNPRFSVHIASNKLHLRMSDVQLSDSATYYCSSSSSNQMDFAEEAILNVKGSGIKYTVQQPASLSVQLGDSVILNCTIHTETCPGEHSVYWFKYGSGESRPGILYTHGGRSDQCEKSPEAGSPTQGCVYNLPKRNLSLSDAGTYYCAVASCGDIVYGEGTKLDIKLVGEDQMRMLVLLSIMRTGVLLCCLFIVIIFCFIKKSS, from the exons ATGACACCTTTAAAGATTACCACTATTGGGTTGATAGTTGGACTTCTTGGAGAATTGG CCTATGCTCTGGATGTACGTCAGGATCCTATGTTCATCAGTGTTGGGGACTCAGTTACGTTGACCTGCTCACATAATTTAAGTGGACTTACAGTAGTCTTGTCTTGGTACAAACAGACTTTGGGACATAAACCTCAGCTCATATCTTCATCGTTTAAGTATATTAATCTAAATGGCACATTTTACAATGAATTCAAGGATAACCCTCGTTTCTCAGTTCACATCGCCAGCAACAAACTTCACTTAAGGATGTCAGATGTGCAATTATCAGATTCAGCTACATATTACTGTAGCAGTTCCTCTTCCAACCAAATGGACTTTGCAGAGGAAGCCATTCTCAATGTAAAAGGCTCTGGCATCAAATATACTGTCCAGCAGCCAGCATCTCTGTCAGTCCAGCTAGGAGACTCTGTAATTCTGAACTGTACAATACACACTGAGACCTGTCCTGGAGAACACAGTGTCTATTGGTTCAAATATGGCTCAGGAGAATCCCGTCCAGGAATCCTTTAcacccatggaggcaggagtgaTCAGTGTGAGAAGagccctgaggctgggtctccTACACAGGGCTGTGTCTACAACCTCCCCAAGAGGAACCTCAGCCTCTCTGATGCTGGGACTTACTACTGTGCTGTGGCCTCATGTGGGGACATAGTGTATGGAGAGGGAACCAAGTTGGATATTAAATTAGTTGGCGAGGACCAGATGAGAATGCTGGTGCTTCTCTCCATCATGAGAACTGGAGTTCTCCTCTGCTGTCTGTTCATTGTTATCATCTTCTGTTTTATAAAGAAATCCAGCTAA
- the LOC134009934 gene encoding uncharacterized protein LOC134009934 isoform X1 yields the protein MMFWAYLGVVVLFKICNVHNQDIIAQPIPLLFVFIGDNVTLQCFYPNNIKYLSWYKQTTGQEPQLISHQYTYGSNILYGEFENNPRFSVQLDKGIYHLQINDTQPSDSAMYLCGRSKLSEVTFEDTGTLLVFRDFKSMSIVQQPVSESIQPGGSVTLNCTIHTETCPGEHSVYWFRHGSGESRPGILYTHGGRSDQCEKSPEAGSPTQSCVYNLPKRNLSLSDAGTYYCAVASCGEILFGKGTELDICDPCNSNHLLVYFLGGGLAVSFMLIFVLSWIIYKMKTCLKCTVNNPMPSVPPAQRFDSQDDEADKLQYAALDFNKRGKAGRQRSSMDKDTVYSGLRQ from the exons ATGATGTTCTGGGCTTATCTAGGAGTGGTTGTCCTCTTTAAAATAT GTAATGTGCATAACCAGGACATCATAGCTCAACCAATACCTcttctgtttgtttttattgGAGACAATGTGACTCTACAATGCTTCTATCCTAACAATATAAAATATCTGTCATGGTATAAGCAAACTACCGGCCAGGAACCCCAACTGATATCACACCAATACACATATGGTAGTAACATCCTTTATGGTGAATTTGAGAACAATCCTCGATTTTCAGTACAGCTTGATAAAGGGATATATCACCTTCAAATCAACgacactcagccatctgattcaGCTATGTATTTGTGTGGAAGATCAAAACTAAGTGAGGTGACTTTTGAAGATACAGGAACTTTACTTGTTTTCAGAG ACTTTAAAAGCATGAGTATTGTCCAGCAGCCAGTGTCTGAGTCCATCCAGCCAGGAGGCTCTGTAACTCTGAACTGCACAATACACACTGAGACCTGTCCTGGAGAACACAGTGTCTATTGGTTCAGACATGGCTCAGGAGAATCCCGTCCAGGAATCCTTTAcacccatggaggcaggagtgaTCAGTGTGAGAAGagccctgaggctgggtctccTACACAGAGCTGTGTCTACAACCTCCCCAAGAGGAACCTCAGCCTCTCTGATGCTGGAACTTACTACTGTGCTGTGGCCTCATGTGGGGAGATACTGTTTGGAAAGGGAACCGAGCTGGATATCTGTG ATCCATGTAACAGCAATCATCTGCTGGTGTATTTCCTGGGTGGTGGATTAGCGGTTTCATTCATGCTGATTTTTGTCCTGTCCTGGATTATCTACAAGATGAAAACATGTCTGAAATGTACAG TGAATAACCCCATGCCAAGTGTCCCGCCGGCCCAAAGATTTGATAGCCAG GATGACGAGGCTGATAAACTGCAGTACGCTGCTCTTGATTTCAACAAGAGAGGgaaggcaggaagacagagaagCTCCATGGACAAAGACACTGTCTACTCTGGACTGAGACAGTAA
- the LOC134009934 gene encoding uncharacterized protein LOC134009934 isoform X2 encodes MMFWAYLGVVVLFKICNVHNQDIIAQPIPLLLVYLGDNVTLQCLYTNYIKYLSWYKQTTGQEHQLISHQYTYSSNILYGEFENNPRFSVQLDKGIYHLQINNTQPSDSAMYFCGRSTLSTVTFEDTGTLLVFRDFKSMSIVQQPVSESIQPGDSVILNCTIQSETCPGEHSVYWFRHGSGESRPGIIYTHGGKSDQCEKSPEAGSPTQSCVYNLPKMNLSLSDAGTYYCAVASCGEILFGNGTKLDIKSCGEDQMRILVLLSIMRTGVLLCCLFIVIIFCFIKKSI; translated from the exons ATGATGTTCTGGGCTTATCTAGGAGTGGTTGTCCTCTTTAAAATAT GTAATGTGCATAACCAGGACATCATAGCTCAACCAATACCTCTTCTGTTGGTTTATCTTGGGGATAATGTGACTCTACAATGCTTATATACAAATTATATAAAATATTTGTCATGGTATAAGCAAACTACCGGCCAGGAACACCAACTGATATCACACCAATACACATATAGTAGTAACATCCTTTATGGTGAATTTGAGAACAATCCTCGATTTTCAGTACAGCTTGATAAAGGGATATATCACCTTCAAATCAAcaacactcagccatctgattcaGCTATGTATTTCTGTGGAAGATCAACACTAAGTACGGTGACTTTTGAAGATACAGGAACTTTACTTGTTTTCAGAG ACTTTAAAAGCATGAGTATTGTCCAGCAGCCAGTGTCTGAGTCCATCCAGCCAGGAGACTCTGTAATTCTGAACTGCACAATACAATCTGAGACCTGTCCTGGAGAACACAGTGTCTATTGGTTCAGACATGGCTCAGGAGAATCCCGTCCAGGAATAATTTACACCCATGGAGGCAAGAGTGATCAGTGTGAGAAGagccctgaggctgggtctccTACACAGAGCTGTGTCTACAACCTCCCCAAGATGAACCTCAGCCTCTCTGATGCTGGGACATACTACTGTGCTGTGGCCTCATGTGGGGAGATACTGTTTGGAAATGGGACCAAGCTGGATATAAAGTCATGTGGTGAAGACCAGATGAGAATCCTGGTGCTTCTTTCCATCATGAGAACTGGAGTTCTCCTCTGCTGTCTGTTCATTGTCATCATCTTCTGTTTTATAAAGAAATCCATCTAA